One Mugil cephalus isolate CIBA_MC_2020 chromosome 10, CIBA_Mcephalus_1.1, whole genome shotgun sequence genomic window carries:
- the apba2a gene encoding amyloid-beta A4 precursor protein-binding family A member 2 isoform X3: MAHGKKPATISKILAPGPSSCPGPGLTKPSRDEQQGLVREASEQPPCAPKNEKNDQLTPPVSANRYYMSCDPSPEEMEDTCSEYDNVGSDVEQDYDEVLHLNRQGVVDMRYYKQYCPEDGGYIKHAVDDNINEAPRPQHSTEICEGSQSEGKPYKVGHRFRSHCAPIPGEEAEGGVKKGQEDRFFYSDVDETEVVLDGAKFIEDLEETENSVPRQTSLYQGNDNERIRQKAEEREREDDTRVTRKHSIPGAGRNCESSHMGSKERERQGKGRGRRGTGEDSEHIVSGIKGCVTNSTEQRPKTASKDCKKAAVRIKARPGSNKQHPPPPPRHSHAQTPADTKKAQPHRETPPAPAPSPSATNSRESDPRVVKPSLAPHHTPEPQRESLEERQRRPEPPQQQAEKMSTAVIPEEVAPEQPRRPQCSELAPAEESDTSKKTQEAASFPSFEDGPCEPEDLIDGIIFAANYLGCTQVLSDKNPSKSVRMSQAHEAVSRIKSQDEDSQIMTEVDLFISTKAVKVLNADTQETMMDSALRTISYIADIGSIVVLMARRRMSQASSEDFSESSDSSEGKSQYRMICYVFESEDAQLIAQSIGQAFSVAYREFLRANGINPTDLSQKQYSDIINSQEMYHDDLVHFSNSDNCKELYVEKQKGEILGVVIVESGWGSILPTVILASMLNSGPAARSGKLSVGDQIMSINDTSLVGLPLATCQGIIKGLKNQVKVKLSIVSCPPVTTVLIKRPDLKFQLGFSVQNGIICSLMRGGIAERGGVRVGHRIIEINGQSVVAMPHEKIVQTLSVSVGEINMKTMPAVMFRLLTGQETPVYI, translated from the exons ATGGCTCATGGAAAGAAGCCAGCAACCATATCCAAAATATTGGCTCCCGGCCCTTCATCGTGCCCCGGTCCAGGACTTACAAAACCGAGCCGAGACGAGCAGCAGGGTTTGGTGAGAGAGGCGTCTGAGCAACCCCCCTGTGCCCCGAAGAATGAGAAGAATGACCAGCTGACTCCTCCTGTCTCTGCAAACCGCTATTACATGAGTTGCGACCCCAGTCCCGAGGAGATGGAAGACACCTGCTCTGAGTACGACAACGTGGGCTCTGACGTCGAGCAGGACTATGACGAGGTCCTGCACCTGAACCGACAGGGCGTCGTGGACATGAGGTATTACAAACAGTACTGTCCTGAGGATGGTGGCTACATAAAGCACGCAGTAGATGACAATATCAATGAGGCCCCCAGACCTCAACATAGCACAGAAATATGTGAGGGGTCGCAATCAGAGGGTAAGCCGTACAAGGTGGGCCATCGCTTTAGGTCACACTGTGCCCCGATTCCTGGGGAAGAAGCAGAAGGGGGAGTGAAGAAGGGCCAAGAGGACAGGTTCTTCTACAGCGATGTGGACGAGACAGAAGTGGTGCTGGATGGGGCCAAATTCATAGAGGATTTAGAAGAGACGGAAAATAGTGTTCCGAGGCAGACTAGCCTTTATCAGGGCAACGACAATGAAAGAATTAGACAGAAAGCtgaagaaagggaaagagaagaTGACACCCGAGTGACCAGAAAGCATAGTATCCCAGGAGCTGGTAGGAATTGCGAATCCTCTCACATGGGCtcgaaggagagggagaggcagggcAAAGGACGAGGAAGGAGGGGAACAGGAGAGGACAGCGAGCATATTGTCTCTGGGATCAAAGGATGCGTGACCAACAGCACCGAGCAGCGTCCAAAGACTGCGTCCAAAGACTGCAAAAAGGCTGCAGTGAGGATCAAAGCTAGGCCCGGCTCCAACAAGCAacatcctcctccaccgcctCGTCATTCCCATGCTCAGACACCGGCCGACACCAAGAAGGCCCAGCCCCATAGAGAAacccctcctgctcctgcacCGAGTCCCTCCGCTACCAACAGCCGGGAGAGTGACCCCAGAGTTGTCAAACCATCCCTGGCTCCTCATCACACACCTGAACCACAGAGGGAGTCtctggaggagaggcagagacgGCCAGAGCCGCCCCAGCAG CAGGCTGAGAAGATGAGCACGGCGGTGATTCCCGAGGAGGTGGCGCCAGAGCAGCCGAGGAGGCCCCAGTGTTCGGAGCTCGCCCCTGCAGAAGAGAGCGACACTTCCAAA aaaacacaggaagctgCTTCTTTCCCCAGCTTTGAGGAtg GTCCCTGTGAGCCAGAGGATCTCATTGATGGGATCATCTTTGCTGCTAACTACCTTGGCTGCACTCAGGTGTTGTCTGACAAAAATCCATCCAAGTCCGTCCGCATGTCCCAGGCCCACGAAGCCGTCAGTCGTATCAAG agCCAAGATGAAGACTCTCAGATTATGACAGAAGTGGACTTGTTTATCTCCACCAAAGCTGTCAAAGTCCTGAACGCTGATACACAG GAGACTATGATGGACAGTGCCTTGAGGACCATTTCTTACATCGCAGACATTGGCAGCATTGTGGTTCTGATGGCACGGAGACGCATGTCTCAGGCCTCATCCGAGGATTTCTCTGAATCGTCCGACTCTAGCGAGGGGAAGAGTCAGTACAGGATGATCTGCTATGTCTTTGAGTCAGAGGAT GCGCAGCTAATTGCACAGTCCATTGGTCAGGCTTTTAGCGTGGCCTACAGAGAATTTCTGCGAGCCAACGGCATCAACCCGACCGACTTGAGCCAGAAACAATACAGTGACATCATCAACTCCCAGGAAATGTACCACGATGACCTCGTCCATTTCTCAAACTCAGACAACTGTAAAGAG CTCTACGTGGAGAAACAGAAGGGGGAGATCCTCGGTGTGGTGATAGTGGAGTCTGGCTGGGGCTCCATCCTGCCCACTGTGATCTTGGCCAGTATGCTGAACAGCGGCCCTGCAGCTCGCTCTGGGAAGCTCAGTGTGGGGGACCAGATCATGTCCATCAATGACACCAGTCTGGTGGGGCTGCCGCTGGCCACCTGTCAGGGTATCATCAAG GGTCTGAAGAATCAGGTGAAGGTGAAGCTGAGCATCGTGAGCTGTCCCCCTGTCACCACCGTGCTCATCAAGAGGCCTGATCTCAAGTTCCAGCTCGGCTTCAGCGTTCAGAACGGCATT ATCTGCAGTCTGATGCGGGGCGGCATTGCTGAGCGAGGCGGCGTCCGCGTCGGACACAGGATCATTGAAATAAATGGCCAGAGCGTTGTTGCCATGCCGCATGAGAAGATTGTTCAAACCCTGTCTGTCTCAGTGGGCGAG ATCAACATGAAGACGATGCCCGCTGTGATGTTCCGACTGCTGACGGGACAGGAGACGCCCGTCTACATATAG
- the apba2a gene encoding amyloid-beta A4 precursor protein-binding family A member 2 isoform X2: MAHGKKPATISKILAPGPSSCPGPGLTKPSRDEQQGLVREASEQPPCAPKNEKNDQLTPPVSANRYYMSCDPSPEEMEDTCSEYDNVGSDVEQDYDEVLHLNRQGVVDMRYYKQYCPEDGGYIKHAVDDNINEAPRPQHSTEICEGSQSEGKPYKVGHRFRSHCAPIPGEEAEGGVKKGQEDRFFYSDVDETEVVLDGAKFIEDLEETENSVPRQTSLYQGNDNERIRQKAEEREREDDTRVTRKHSIPGAGRNCESSHMGSKERERQGKGRGRRGTGEDSEHIVSGIKGCVTNSTEQRPKTASKDCKKAAVRIKARPGSNKQHPPPPPRHSHAQTPADTKKAQPHRETPPAPAPSPSATNSRESDPRVVKPSLAPHHTPEPQRESLEERQRRPEPPQQAEKMSTAVIPEEVAPEQPRRPQCSELAPAEESDTSKKTQEAASFPSFEDVPGPCEPEDLIDGIIFAANYLGCTQVLSDKNPSKSVRMSQAHEAVSRIKSQDEDSQIMTEVDLFISTKAVKVLNADTQETMMDSALRTISYIADIGSIVVLMARRRMSQASSEDFSESSDSSEGKSQYRMICYVFESEDAQLIAQSIGQAFSVAYREFLRANGINPTDLSQKQYSDIINSQEMYHDDLVHFSNSDNCKELYVEKQKGEILGVVIVESGWGSILPTVILASMLNSGPAARSGKLSVGDQIMSINDTSLVGLPLATCQGIIKGLKNQVKVKLSIVSCPPVTTVLIKRPDLKFQLGFSVQNGIICSLMRGGIAERGGVRVGHRIIEINGQSVVAMPHEKIVQTLSVSVGEINMKTMPAVMFRLLTGQETPVYI, from the exons ATGGCTCATGGAAAGAAGCCAGCAACCATATCCAAAATATTGGCTCCCGGCCCTTCATCGTGCCCCGGTCCAGGACTTACAAAACCGAGCCGAGACGAGCAGCAGGGTTTGGTGAGAGAGGCGTCTGAGCAACCCCCCTGTGCCCCGAAGAATGAGAAGAATGACCAGCTGACTCCTCCTGTCTCTGCAAACCGCTATTACATGAGTTGCGACCCCAGTCCCGAGGAGATGGAAGACACCTGCTCTGAGTACGACAACGTGGGCTCTGACGTCGAGCAGGACTATGACGAGGTCCTGCACCTGAACCGACAGGGCGTCGTGGACATGAGGTATTACAAACAGTACTGTCCTGAGGATGGTGGCTACATAAAGCACGCAGTAGATGACAATATCAATGAGGCCCCCAGACCTCAACATAGCACAGAAATATGTGAGGGGTCGCAATCAGAGGGTAAGCCGTACAAGGTGGGCCATCGCTTTAGGTCACACTGTGCCCCGATTCCTGGGGAAGAAGCAGAAGGGGGAGTGAAGAAGGGCCAAGAGGACAGGTTCTTCTACAGCGATGTGGACGAGACAGAAGTGGTGCTGGATGGGGCCAAATTCATAGAGGATTTAGAAGAGACGGAAAATAGTGTTCCGAGGCAGACTAGCCTTTATCAGGGCAACGACAATGAAAGAATTAGACAGAAAGCtgaagaaagggaaagagaagaTGACACCCGAGTGACCAGAAAGCATAGTATCCCAGGAGCTGGTAGGAATTGCGAATCCTCTCACATGGGCtcgaaggagagggagaggcagggcAAAGGACGAGGAAGGAGGGGAACAGGAGAGGACAGCGAGCATATTGTCTCTGGGATCAAAGGATGCGTGACCAACAGCACCGAGCAGCGTCCAAAGACTGCGTCCAAAGACTGCAAAAAGGCTGCAGTGAGGATCAAAGCTAGGCCCGGCTCCAACAAGCAacatcctcctccaccgcctCGTCATTCCCATGCTCAGACACCGGCCGACACCAAGAAGGCCCAGCCCCATAGAGAAacccctcctgctcctgcacCGAGTCCCTCCGCTACCAACAGCCGGGAGAGTGACCCCAGAGTTGTCAAACCATCCCTGGCTCCTCATCACACACCTGAACCACAGAGGGAGTCtctggaggagaggcagagacgGCCAGAGCCGCCCCAGCAG GCTGAGAAGATGAGCACGGCGGTGATTCCCGAGGAGGTGGCGCCAGAGCAGCCGAGGAGGCCCCAGTGTTCGGAGCTCGCCCCTGCAGAAGAGAGCGACACTTCCAAA aaaacacaggaagctgCTTCTTTCCCCAGCTTTGAGGAtg TTCCAGGTCCCTGTGAGCCAGAGGATCTCATTGATGGGATCATCTTTGCTGCTAACTACCTTGGCTGCACTCAGGTGTTGTCTGACAAAAATCCATCCAAGTCCGTCCGCATGTCCCAGGCCCACGAAGCCGTCAGTCGTATCAAG agCCAAGATGAAGACTCTCAGATTATGACAGAAGTGGACTTGTTTATCTCCACCAAAGCTGTCAAAGTCCTGAACGCTGATACACAG GAGACTATGATGGACAGTGCCTTGAGGACCATTTCTTACATCGCAGACATTGGCAGCATTGTGGTTCTGATGGCACGGAGACGCATGTCTCAGGCCTCATCCGAGGATTTCTCTGAATCGTCCGACTCTAGCGAGGGGAAGAGTCAGTACAGGATGATCTGCTATGTCTTTGAGTCAGAGGAT GCGCAGCTAATTGCACAGTCCATTGGTCAGGCTTTTAGCGTGGCCTACAGAGAATTTCTGCGAGCCAACGGCATCAACCCGACCGACTTGAGCCAGAAACAATACAGTGACATCATCAACTCCCAGGAAATGTACCACGATGACCTCGTCCATTTCTCAAACTCAGACAACTGTAAAGAG CTCTACGTGGAGAAACAGAAGGGGGAGATCCTCGGTGTGGTGATAGTGGAGTCTGGCTGGGGCTCCATCCTGCCCACTGTGATCTTGGCCAGTATGCTGAACAGCGGCCCTGCAGCTCGCTCTGGGAAGCTCAGTGTGGGGGACCAGATCATGTCCATCAATGACACCAGTCTGGTGGGGCTGCCGCTGGCCACCTGTCAGGGTATCATCAAG GGTCTGAAGAATCAGGTGAAGGTGAAGCTGAGCATCGTGAGCTGTCCCCCTGTCACCACCGTGCTCATCAAGAGGCCTGATCTCAAGTTCCAGCTCGGCTTCAGCGTTCAGAACGGCATT ATCTGCAGTCTGATGCGGGGCGGCATTGCTGAGCGAGGCGGCGTCCGCGTCGGACACAGGATCATTGAAATAAATGGCCAGAGCGTTGTTGCCATGCCGCATGAGAAGATTGTTCAAACCCTGTCTGTCTCAGTGGGCGAG ATCAACATGAAGACGATGCCCGCTGTGATGTTCCGACTGCTGACGGGACAGGAGACGCCCGTCTACATATAG
- the apba2a gene encoding amyloid-beta A4 precursor protein-binding family A member 2 isoform X1, translated as MAHGKKPATISKILAPGPSSCPGPGLTKPSRDEQQGLVREASEQPPCAPKNEKNDQLTPPVSANRYYMSCDPSPEEMEDTCSEYDNVGSDVEQDYDEVLHLNRQGVVDMRYYKQYCPEDGGYIKHAVDDNINEAPRPQHSTEICEGSQSEGKPYKVGHRFRSHCAPIPGEEAEGGVKKGQEDRFFYSDVDETEVVLDGAKFIEDLEETENSVPRQTSLYQGNDNERIRQKAEEREREDDTRVTRKHSIPGAGRNCESSHMGSKERERQGKGRGRRGTGEDSEHIVSGIKGCVTNSTEQRPKTASKDCKKAAVRIKARPGSNKQHPPPPPRHSHAQTPADTKKAQPHRETPPAPAPSPSATNSRESDPRVVKPSLAPHHTPEPQRESLEERQRRPEPPQQQAEKMSTAVIPEEVAPEQPRRPQCSELAPAEESDTSKKTQEAASFPSFEDVPGPCEPEDLIDGIIFAANYLGCTQVLSDKNPSKSVRMSQAHEAVSRIKSQDEDSQIMTEVDLFISTKAVKVLNADTQETMMDSALRTISYIADIGSIVVLMARRRMSQASSEDFSESSDSSEGKSQYRMICYVFESEDAQLIAQSIGQAFSVAYREFLRANGINPTDLSQKQYSDIINSQEMYHDDLVHFSNSDNCKELYVEKQKGEILGVVIVESGWGSILPTVILASMLNSGPAARSGKLSVGDQIMSINDTSLVGLPLATCQGIIKGLKNQVKVKLSIVSCPPVTTVLIKRPDLKFQLGFSVQNGIICSLMRGGIAERGGVRVGHRIIEINGQSVVAMPHEKIVQTLSVSVGEINMKTMPAVMFRLLTGQETPVYI; from the exons ATGGCTCATGGAAAGAAGCCAGCAACCATATCCAAAATATTGGCTCCCGGCCCTTCATCGTGCCCCGGTCCAGGACTTACAAAACCGAGCCGAGACGAGCAGCAGGGTTTGGTGAGAGAGGCGTCTGAGCAACCCCCCTGTGCCCCGAAGAATGAGAAGAATGACCAGCTGACTCCTCCTGTCTCTGCAAACCGCTATTACATGAGTTGCGACCCCAGTCCCGAGGAGATGGAAGACACCTGCTCTGAGTACGACAACGTGGGCTCTGACGTCGAGCAGGACTATGACGAGGTCCTGCACCTGAACCGACAGGGCGTCGTGGACATGAGGTATTACAAACAGTACTGTCCTGAGGATGGTGGCTACATAAAGCACGCAGTAGATGACAATATCAATGAGGCCCCCAGACCTCAACATAGCACAGAAATATGTGAGGGGTCGCAATCAGAGGGTAAGCCGTACAAGGTGGGCCATCGCTTTAGGTCACACTGTGCCCCGATTCCTGGGGAAGAAGCAGAAGGGGGAGTGAAGAAGGGCCAAGAGGACAGGTTCTTCTACAGCGATGTGGACGAGACAGAAGTGGTGCTGGATGGGGCCAAATTCATAGAGGATTTAGAAGAGACGGAAAATAGTGTTCCGAGGCAGACTAGCCTTTATCAGGGCAACGACAATGAAAGAATTAGACAGAAAGCtgaagaaagggaaagagaagaTGACACCCGAGTGACCAGAAAGCATAGTATCCCAGGAGCTGGTAGGAATTGCGAATCCTCTCACATGGGCtcgaaggagagggagaggcagggcAAAGGACGAGGAAGGAGGGGAACAGGAGAGGACAGCGAGCATATTGTCTCTGGGATCAAAGGATGCGTGACCAACAGCACCGAGCAGCGTCCAAAGACTGCGTCCAAAGACTGCAAAAAGGCTGCAGTGAGGATCAAAGCTAGGCCCGGCTCCAACAAGCAacatcctcctccaccgcctCGTCATTCCCATGCTCAGACACCGGCCGACACCAAGAAGGCCCAGCCCCATAGAGAAacccctcctgctcctgcacCGAGTCCCTCCGCTACCAACAGCCGGGAGAGTGACCCCAGAGTTGTCAAACCATCCCTGGCTCCTCATCACACACCTGAACCACAGAGGGAGTCtctggaggagaggcagagacgGCCAGAGCCGCCCCAGCAG CAGGCTGAGAAGATGAGCACGGCGGTGATTCCCGAGGAGGTGGCGCCAGAGCAGCCGAGGAGGCCCCAGTGTTCGGAGCTCGCCCCTGCAGAAGAGAGCGACACTTCCAAA aaaacacaggaagctgCTTCTTTCCCCAGCTTTGAGGAtg TTCCAGGTCCCTGTGAGCCAGAGGATCTCATTGATGGGATCATCTTTGCTGCTAACTACCTTGGCTGCACTCAGGTGTTGTCTGACAAAAATCCATCCAAGTCCGTCCGCATGTCCCAGGCCCACGAAGCCGTCAGTCGTATCAAG agCCAAGATGAAGACTCTCAGATTATGACAGAAGTGGACTTGTTTATCTCCACCAAAGCTGTCAAAGTCCTGAACGCTGATACACAG GAGACTATGATGGACAGTGCCTTGAGGACCATTTCTTACATCGCAGACATTGGCAGCATTGTGGTTCTGATGGCACGGAGACGCATGTCTCAGGCCTCATCCGAGGATTTCTCTGAATCGTCCGACTCTAGCGAGGGGAAGAGTCAGTACAGGATGATCTGCTATGTCTTTGAGTCAGAGGAT GCGCAGCTAATTGCACAGTCCATTGGTCAGGCTTTTAGCGTGGCCTACAGAGAATTTCTGCGAGCCAACGGCATCAACCCGACCGACTTGAGCCAGAAACAATACAGTGACATCATCAACTCCCAGGAAATGTACCACGATGACCTCGTCCATTTCTCAAACTCAGACAACTGTAAAGAG CTCTACGTGGAGAAACAGAAGGGGGAGATCCTCGGTGTGGTGATAGTGGAGTCTGGCTGGGGCTCCATCCTGCCCACTGTGATCTTGGCCAGTATGCTGAACAGCGGCCCTGCAGCTCGCTCTGGGAAGCTCAGTGTGGGGGACCAGATCATGTCCATCAATGACACCAGTCTGGTGGGGCTGCCGCTGGCCACCTGTCAGGGTATCATCAAG GGTCTGAAGAATCAGGTGAAGGTGAAGCTGAGCATCGTGAGCTGTCCCCCTGTCACCACCGTGCTCATCAAGAGGCCTGATCTCAAGTTCCAGCTCGGCTTCAGCGTTCAGAACGGCATT ATCTGCAGTCTGATGCGGGGCGGCATTGCTGAGCGAGGCGGCGTCCGCGTCGGACACAGGATCATTGAAATAAATGGCCAGAGCGTTGTTGCCATGCCGCATGAGAAGATTGTTCAAACCCTGTCTGTCTCAGTGGGCGAG ATCAACATGAAGACGATGCCCGCTGTGATGTTCCGACTGCTGACGGGACAGGAGACGCCCGTCTACATATAG
- the duox2 gene encoding dual oxidase maturation factor 2, whose translation MTFYDDIYPFYPLQRTSFIFNGSLLTIILVFLVLAASLLLILPGIRGKSRMFWMFRIIISLFIGAVIVALNFTNDWAEARTTANATYKSFSNVVVNADIGLHIGLYGINVTLKGNPVVQFNETIDYNEMFSLHDTIEEEYEEALEKGLPNPILYIAEKFTQSSPCGLIFQYRYSGRYASATLWTAFCCWMLANILFSMPVILYAGYMMIATAAFIFFSMASFSTIMNVPQCIFSVGTDSFETAYSHSFWLALATGVLCSVIGILVVTFNLLIPEKMKAAFSVGVDSYEDDSVSYGEGHLNSVFLDGVIITPLTSKTMTAHL comes from the exons ATGACTTTCTACGATGACATTTACCCATTCTACCCTCTACAAAGGACTTCCTTCATCTTCAATGGCAGCTTACTCACCATTATTCTGGTCTTCCTTGTGCTAGCAGCCAGTCTCCTTCTCATTCTGCCAGGGATACGAGGGAAGTCG CGGATGTTCTGGATGTTCAGAATAATTATCAGCTTGTTCATAGGGGCGGTGATAGTGG CGCTCAACTTCACTAACGACTGGGCTGAGGCCAGGACGACCGCTAATGCCACCTACAAGTCTTTCAGCAACGTAGTGGTTAATGCTGACATCGGTCTGCACATAGGACTGTATGGCATCAATGTTACACTAAAAG GGAATCCTGTGGTACAGTTCAATGAGACCATTGACTACAATGAGATGTTCAGCTTGCACGACACTATAGAGGAAGAGTATGAGGAGGCTCTGGAGAAAGGTTTACCCAACCCCATCCTGTATATTGCAGAGAAGTTCACCCAGAGCAGCCCATGTGGTCTCATCTTTCAGTACAGATACTCTGGACGATACGCTTCTGCAACCCTCTG GACTGCCTTTTGCTGCTGGATGCTCGCCAACATCCTCTTCTCCATGCCGGTCATCCTGTACGCCGGGTACATGATGATAGCCACCgctgctttcattttcttctccatgGCCTCCTTCTCCACCATCATGAATGTGCCTCAGTGCATTTTCTCCGTGGGAACTGACTCGTTTGAAACGGCGTACAGCCACTCGTTCTGGTTGGCCCTGGCTACAG GTGTGCTGTGCAGCGTCATCGGGATTCTCGTGGTGACGTTTAACCTTCTGATACCAGAGAAGATGAAAGCGGCTTTCAGCGTCGGTGTTGACAGCTATGAAGATGACTCCGTTTCTTATGGCGAAGGCcacctgaattcagtttttCTCGATGGAGTGATAATTACACCGCTGACTTCGAAAACTATGACG gcACACCTATGA